ACATCAACGATTATATTCAAGCCAGCGTTTCAAAATTTTGATTTGAAACGCTCAGTTCAGCTCAAGATAAAAAGATGAATAGGTTCCTCACAAGAATTTGTGGGTTGATCCTCGAAATACTCCAATGTGTGTATGCCAGTCCCACTTGGCATCCCAGGCGGGGCGACGCTAGGTCCAGTCTCGGGTCTGGGGTTGGGGCAACTGGTAAGCCATAAGCCGCCTGATATACCTGTTGAACCCGTCTTCTTCCCGGGCTTCAAGCCGCTCGATCTCTTTTACCAGTTTTTCTAAAAGTTCTTTATCCTGGACCACCTCCAGGGGCCTCATGCCGGGGTAGGTGCGCTGGAGCAGGGAATAGGCCCGCTTCTGTTCCTTGGTGAGACTCAAGAAGCGGTCCAGCTCCTGCAGCATGGTTTCCTTGTGCAGGTCGAGACGCCCGTCCACCTGCATGAGCAGGTTCAGGCTGAAGTCTCCGCACCGGAAATGGGAAGGCATCTCATCCAGGTTTTCAAGGAGGAGCCGAATCTCAGCCACCACCTCCTCGTCGTTCATGGGTTCAAAAGTGCCTTCATCAATCATTTTCTGCAGGGGGGAGAGGGGGTGAACGGCAAAGGTGCGCACTCGAATAAAGTCCGGCCTGATCCGGTTCAGAATCTTTGCGGTCTCCAGGGCATGCTCCCGGCTCAGGCCCTTTCCCCCCACGCCCGGCATAATGTACTCTGAAAGGGAGATGCCTGCCTG
This portion of the Deltaproteobacteria bacterium genome encodes:
- a CDS encoding radical SAM protein — translated: MEKRNAFTFEQGVIRPPNEASSLLVRVTRNCPWNRCHICPAYKGKKFSRRTVQEVKRDIDMMADVYGAGSNTFTSAFLQDADTLILPTEELIEIIAYIRKKFPRIERITTYARAKSMKRKSPEDYRRLKEAGLTRIHSGMESGSLKVLKLIRKGITPDDILEGGRRVVQAGISLSEYIMPGVGGKGLSREHALETAKILNRIRPDFIRVRTFAVHPLSPLQKMIDEGTFEPMNDEEVVAEIRLLLENLDEMPSHFRCGDFSLNLLMQVDGRLDLHKETMLQELDRFLSLTKEQKRAYSLLQRTYPGMRPLEVVQDKELLEKLVKEIERLEAREEDGFNRYIRRLMAYQLPQPQTRDWT